The nucleotide sequence TCGATGGCCGGCGGCACGGGTGTTTCGAGCGGGCTCGACGACATACAGGCGCAGACCTGGATCAGCGCCGACGGTGGTGCGCTGCAACACACCGGACGCGTCACGGACCTGGCGCTGTCCGGGGATGCCTGGTTTGCGCTGAAGACACCCGGCGGTGTGTTGTTAAGTCGTGACGGACGTTTTCAGGTCGACAACGCCGGTTATCTGGTGAGCAAGGCGGGTTATCCGGTATTGGCGGACGAAGGCCCGCTGCAGGTAGCGGGCGGGGTCTTGAAGGTCGACGCGAGTGGCCAGGTCAGTGTCGACGATCGGCCGGTAGGTCGCCTGAGCGTGGTACGGGTCGACAACCCGCAGCAACTGC is from Pseudomonas sp. B21-056 and encodes:
- a CDS encoding flagellar hook-basal body protein encodes the protein MSDLIMQLAGVIQRDIDNLKAVSQNVANANTYGYRAERTFNVMPANSMAGGTGVSSGLDDIQAQTWISADGGALQHTGRVTDLALSGDAWFALKTPGGVLLSRDGRFQVDNAGYLVSKAGYPVLADEGPLQVAGGVLKVDASGQVSVDDRPVGRLSVVRVDNPQQLLAVGDGLYASSSRITPAQGFVVHQGLLERSNAAMGTDMVKMMEVSRHVETMQRALSAYDGMLNSGINQIGKN